In one window of Candidatus Angelobacter sp. DNA:
- a CDS encoding efflux transporter outer membrane subunit yields the protein MQKEECRKILPLRGLGILMILLAGCKVGPNYQRPAVDSPQVFRRAASDATLSHGTNSFADLGWWDVYDDHQLKIYIREALTNNWDVKIAAARVLEAEASAQITRSQFFPTVNAGGDLFTSRSSEKGPVPVPSGVNPEQRYGDVFLSMPAYELDLWGRIRRANEAARARLLQSEEAQHIVRQTLVSDVATTYLQLLELDMELQIGYASYTNRTNSLVLTQSRQEGGVSSLQDVYQAKVLVYTAQASIATTSRLIEQTENAMNILLGRNPGTIHRSASLNDYKLRASVPPGLPSSLLERRPDIRAAEQDLIAANADIGQAKAAFFPRVTLTGAFGYQTVALSDLFTAPARTWQFGPSVSFPLFTGGRLRGNLNLARATFEESLARYQQTVQNAFREVSDALIAYQRNQEFYARQKDLTQADRDAAQLAAVRYEGGVTSYLEVLYNEQQLFDAELQLAQARRDELLSVVELYRALGGGWETPVAARAAEFSNTAVGMK from the coding sequence ATGCAGAAGGAAGAATGCAGAAAAATCCTGCCGCTGCGGGGGCTTGGAATTTTAATGATCCTGCTTGCCGGTTGCAAAGTCGGGCCAAATTACCAGCGCCCAGCCGTGGATTCGCCGCAGGTTTTTCGCCGGGCGGCATCGGACGCGACCCTTTCTCATGGAACCAATTCCTTCGCGGACCTCGGCTGGTGGGATGTTTACGACGATCACCAGCTGAAAATCTACATCCGCGAGGCGCTGACGAATAATTGGGACGTGAAGATTGCCGCCGCGCGCGTGCTGGAGGCGGAAGCCTCCGCGCAAATCACGCGTTCACAGTTTTTCCCGACTGTGAACGCAGGCGGCGACTTGTTTACCAGCCGCAGTTCGGAAAAGGGGCCGGTGCCGGTTCCTTCCGGAGTCAATCCTGAGCAGCGATATGGCGACGTCTTCCTCTCCATGCCCGCGTACGAATTGGATCTCTGGGGCCGGATACGCCGCGCCAACGAGGCCGCGCGCGCGCGCCTGCTCCAATCCGAGGAAGCGCAGCACATCGTCCGCCAGACGCTCGTTTCTGACGTCGCCACCACGTACCTGCAATTGCTCGAACTCGATATGGAGTTGCAAATCGGCTACGCCAGTTACACCAACAGAACCAACTCGCTCGTCCTGACGCAGTCACGCCAGGAAGGCGGCGTCTCTTCTTTGCAGGACGTGTACCAGGCAAAGGTGCTCGTCTACACCGCCCAGGCATCCATCGCCACGACGTCGCGCCTCATCGAACAAACGGAAAATGCGATGAATATCCTGCTGGGCCGCAATCCCGGCACTATTCATCGCAGCGCTTCGCTCAACGATTACAAACTGCGCGCCAGCGTGCCGCCGGGGTTGCCTTCATCATTGCTCGAACGGCGGCCCGACATTCGCGCCGCCGAACAGGACTTGATCGCCGCCAACGCCGACATCGGCCAGGCGAAGGCTGCGTTCTTTCCGCGAGTCACCCTCACCGGCGCTTTCGGCTACCAAACCGTGGCGCTTTCCGATCTGTTCACCGCTCCTGCGAGAACGTGGCAATTCGGTCCATCGGTGTCCTTTCCCCTGTTCACCGGCGGACGCCTGCGCGGAAATCTGAATTTGGCCAGGGCCACCTTTGAGGAATCGCTGGCGCGTTATCAGCAAACCGTCCAAAACGCCTTTCGCGAAGTCTCCGATGCGCTTATCGCCTACCAACGCAACCAGGAATTCTATGCGAGGCAGAAGGACCTGACACAGGCGGATCGCGATGCCGCGCAACTGGCGGCTGTCCGGTACGAGGGCGGTGTGACGAGTTATCTCGAAGTGCTCTACAATGAACAACAACTTTTCGATGCCGAGCTTCAACTCGCCCAGGCGCGCCGGGATGAACTGCTGAGCGTCGTCGAGCTTTACCGCGCTCTGGGTGGCGGCTGGGAAACCCCCGTCGCAGCCCGCGCCGCTGAATTCTCAAATACCGCGGTGGGAATGAAATGA